A window of the Brassica napus cultivar Da-Ae chromosome C5, Da-Ae, whole genome shotgun sequence genome harbors these coding sequences:
- the LOC106375903 gene encoding apoptosis inhibitor 5-like protein API5 gives MKKQIQGTSEHNKAMSAAKTDEEKSSVKTKKQNATTGLRTCNNILAMTNVLHAKAPSFIGDKSVSLSWKEATKTLASTTTGFYLANNDRVKRPATGAGNNVGAKKGRVPSHQVVKKAFEGVSYGGGRGSQRGHGRGQGKRGGGGGGRSRGRGYC, from the exons ATGAAGAAACAAATTCAGGGAACGTCTGAGCACAACAAAGCCATGTCGGCTGCCAAGACAGACGAGGAGAAGTCAAGCGTG AAAACAAAGAAGCAAAATGCAACAACTGGACTTAGGACTTGCAATAACATATTGGCAATGACAAAT GTATTGCATGCAAAAGCGCCTTCGTTTATAGGTGACAAGAGTGTTAGTCTTTCTTGGAAAGAAGCCACCAAGACGTTAGCCTCTACAACAACTGG GTTTTATTTGGCTAACAACGACAGAGTAAAACGGCCTGCAACTGGAGCGGGTAATAACGTGGGCGCAAAGAAGGGACGTGTGCCGAGTCATCAGGTTGTTAAGAAAGCATTTGAAGGAGTCTCATACGGTGGTGGTAGAGGCAGTCAAAGAGGCCATGGCCGAGGACAGGGAAAacgcggtggtggtggtggtggccgtAGCCGTGGAAGAGGCTACTGTTAA